The Populus trichocarpa isolate Nisqually-1 chromosome 11, P.trichocarpa_v4.1, whole genome shotgun sequence genome has a segment encoding these proteins:
- the LOC7470905 gene encoding probable NAD(P)H dehydrogenase (quinone) FQR1-like 1, which produces MATKVYIVYYSMYGHVEKLAEEIRKGASSVEGVEAKLWQVPEILPEEVLGMMSAPPKSDVPIITPSELAEADGFVFGFPTRFGMMAAQFKAFLDATGGLWKTQQLAGKPAGMFFSTGSQGGGQETTALTAITQLVHHGMIFVPIGYTFGAGMFEMEKVKGGSPYGAGTFAGDGSRQPTELELEQAFHQGKHIAAITKKLKGAA; this is translated from the exons ATGGCAACCAAAGTCTATATTGt GTACTATTCCATGTACGGGCATGTAGAGAAACTGGCAGAAGAGATTAGGAAAGGGGCTTCATCCGTTGAAGGTGTTGAGGCCAAATTATGGCAG GTTCCTGAGATACTGCCAGAAGAGGTGCTAGGAATGATGAGTGCACCACCAAAGAGTGATGTACCAATCATTACACCTAGTGAACTTGCAGAAGCTGATGGCTTTGTGTTTGGATTCCCAACAAGATTTGGAATGATGGCCGCCCAATTCAAAGCTTTTCTGGATGCAACTGGAGGTCTATGGAAAACACAGCAACTTGCTGGCAAGCCTGCAGGAATGTTCTTTAGCACTGGATCCCAAGGTGGTGGCCAAGAGACCACAGC GTTGACTGCTATTACCCAACTCGTTCACCATGGGATGATATTCGTTCCCATTGGCTACACATTCGGTGCTGGCATGTTTGAGATGGAGAAGGTTAAAGGTGGAAGTCCTTATGGTGCAGGAACTTTTGCTGGGGATGGCTCAAGACAGCCAACCGAGCTTGAACTGGAGCAGGCTTTCCACCAGGGCAAGCACATTGCTGCCATCACAAAGAAGCTCAAGGGAGCTGCATAA